GCTTGGGAATACCGGACGGCGCGCCAGGCTGCGGTGCGGGCTGTCCGCCCGGTAGCGGCTTGACCACCGGCACCTGGTGCGGTGGTGGCGTGGTCTCGATCGGTGGCAGCGACTCGCGCTCGCCTGGTTGGTGCACCGTACAGGCAGAAAGCCCCAGGGCCAGGGTGATCAGGGTCAGGCGTACGCTGCGGTTCATGGCGGCAATCTCTTATCGGTCGGGTCGGTCGATGGTCAGCTGCTGGGTTGGCTGGCCGCGGGTAGCCAGCGGCGCGCTCTGGCCGATCCACTCGCCCTGGGTCGGCTGGCCGGCACGCGATACGCGCGCAACCAGTTGGACTTCAGCGAAGTCCGACAGTTTCATCTGCGGCATCATCGCGTCGGCATCCGACAGCTGTACTTCGATCGGCAACTGCGCCACCGTCACCCGCTTGGCCGCCAGCGGCATCGGCGGGCCGTTGCTGGCGCGGGCGAAGATGAACACGGTGTCGTCCGGCTTGACCTTGTCCTTGAGCGCTGCGGCCAGCTCGACACGCACGGTCAGGCTCGCCGCCTGCACCGGCTTGCCGCCATCGGCCTTGAGCTTGTCGGCGGCACGGTCGATACCACCCTGCAAGGCAGCGCGCGAGGCGTCGCCTTCGGGCAGTTGCGACAGCAGGCGTTGCCAGTAATCGATCGCTTCCTGGTAGCGCTCGCCCTCGAAGGCAGCAATGCCGCGCAGCCCCAGGCTGGTAACCTCGTTCGGGTCGGCCTTGAGCGCTTCGTCGGTCAGGCTCTGCAGTTGCGCACTCCACTGCTTGTCGGCAGCGAAGTACTGCGCCTGGGCCCACTGCCCGAGCAGCTCGGGTTCACGACCGACCAGGGCGACCGCACGCTCGAAGGCCTTGGCGGCATCGCCTGGACGCTGGTCGGCCATGTAGGCGCGGCCGAGGAAATACAGGCCCTCGGCAGAGTCCGGCTGGGCCTGCACGGCACGCTCCAGGCGCGTGGTCATCTCCTGCATGGTTTTCGGCGCATCGGCGAACTCACGGGTCAGCTCGACCTTGTCGGCGGCGCCGAAATGCAGGTACAACCCCAGCGCCATTACCGGCACCAGCACGGCAGCCACCAGCGGCAGGGTCTTGCCCAGATGCCCCTGACGCGGCGCCTCGCTACATTCGGTATCGGACAGCAGTTCACGGGCCGCCTCGTCGCGGCCCTTGGCCAGTTGCCCGGCGTCGAGCACCCCGGCCTCCTGCTGCGCAGTCAACTCAGCGACCCGCTCCTGATACAAGGCCACGTTGAGCGCGGTGCGGTCTTCTTCGGCCTGCTGCTGGCGGCGGCCACGCAGGATCGGGATCAGCAGGAAAGCCAGGGCGGCGAGCAACAGCAGGCCCGCACTCAGCCAGAATTCAGTCATGGGTCTGTTCTTTATCCAGCAGTTTGGCGAGACGTTCGCGTTCGTCCACGGAGAGTTCGGAGTTGCCCTGCGCCACCGGGCTGCGGCGCCGACGGACGATCACCGCCAGCACCACGAAGCCGCCAGCCAGCAACACGCCAGGGCCGAACCAGAG
The Pseudomonas putida genome window above contains:
- the ccmI gene encoding c-type cytochrome biogenesis protein CcmI — encoded protein: MTEFWLSAGLLLLAALAFLLIPILRGRRQQQAEEDRTALNVALYQERVAELTAQQEAGVLDAGQLAKGRDEAARELLSDTECSEAPRQGHLGKTLPLVAAVLVPVMALGLYLHFGAADKVELTREFADAPKTMQEMTTRLERAVQAQPDSAEGLYFLGRAYMADQRPGDAAKAFERAVALVGREPELLGQWAQAQYFAADKQWSAQLQSLTDEALKADPNEVTSLGLRGIAAFEGERYQEAIDYWQRLLSQLPEGDASRAALQGGIDRAADKLKADGGKPVQAASLTVRVELAAALKDKVKPDDTVFIFARASNGPPMPLAAKRVTVAQLPIEVQLSDADAMMPQMKLSDFAEVQLVARVSRAGQPTQGEWIGQSAPLATRGQPTQQLTIDRPDR